The following coding sequences are from one Eucalyptus grandis isolate ANBG69807.140 chromosome 11, ASM1654582v1, whole genome shotgun sequence window:
- the LOC120285856 gene encoding calcineurin B-like protein 4 isoform X1 — protein MGCIISKNSEQTPGYEEPNVLAAATPFTAGEVKALYVLFKKLSSSIVADGLIHKEEFQLALFRNRNCRNLFADRIFDLFDMKGNGVIEFGEFVRSLGIFHPNAPIEEKIAFAFRLYDLRHTGYIEREELKEMVLALLHESDLELSEDVVETIVDKAFREADTKDDGRIDREEWEDFVSKNPSLIRNMTLPYLKDITLAFPSFIMSSESQDPQV, from the exons ATGGGCTGCATTATTTCGAAGAATTCTGAGCAAACACCCGGATATGAAGAGCCTAATGTTCTTGCTGCTGCAACACCTT TTACTGCAGGTGAGGTCAAAGCCTTATATGTGCTCTTCAAGAAATTAAGCAGTTCCATTGTTGCTGATGGGCTTATTCACAAG GAAGAGTTTCAGCTTGCACTTTTCCGGAACAGAAATTGTAGAAATCTTTTTGCCGACAGG ATATTTGATTTGTTCGATATGAAGGGAAATGGGGTCATTGAGTTTGGTGAATTTGTGAGATCGCTTGGCATCTTTCACCCAAATGCACCGATAGAAGAAAAGATTGCat TTGCTTTCAGGTTGTATGACTTGAGGCACACTGGATATATTGAGCGAGAGGAG TTGAAGGAAATGGTATTGGCACTTCTTCATGAATCGGATTTGGAACTCTCGGAGGATGTTGTGGAAACAATCGTGGATAAG GCATTTAGAGAAGCCGATACAAAAGATGATGGAAGGATTGATCGGGAAGAGTGGGAGGACTTTGTGTCGAAGAATCCTTCTCTGATAAGAAACATGACTCTTCCATACCTAAA GGATATAACGTTGGCATTTCCCAGTTTCATAATGAGTTCTGAGTCTCAAGATCCACAAGTATGA
- the LOC120285856 gene encoding calcineurin B-like protein 4 isoform X2 has product MGCIISKNSEQTPGYEEPNVLAAATPFTAGEVKALYVLFKKLSSSIVADGLIHKIFDLFDMKGNGVIEFGEFVRSLGIFHPNAPIEEKIAFAFRLYDLRHTGYIEREELKEMVLALLHESDLELSEDVVETIVDKAFREADTKDDGRIDREEWEDFVSKNPSLIRNMTLPYLKDITLAFPSFIMSSESQDPQV; this is encoded by the exons ATGGGCTGCATTATTTCGAAGAATTCTGAGCAAACACCCGGATATGAAGAGCCTAATGTTCTTGCTGCTGCAACACCTT TTACTGCAGGTGAGGTCAAAGCCTTATATGTGCTCTTCAAGAAATTAAGCAGTTCCATTGTTGCTGATGGGCTTATTCACAAG ATATTTGATTTGTTCGATATGAAGGGAAATGGGGTCATTGAGTTTGGTGAATTTGTGAGATCGCTTGGCATCTTTCACCCAAATGCACCGATAGAAGAAAAGATTGCat TTGCTTTCAGGTTGTATGACTTGAGGCACACTGGATATATTGAGCGAGAGGAG TTGAAGGAAATGGTATTGGCACTTCTTCATGAATCGGATTTGGAACTCTCGGAGGATGTTGTGGAAACAATCGTGGATAAG GCATTTAGAGAAGCCGATACAAAAGATGATGGAAGGATTGATCGGGAAGAGTGGGAGGACTTTGTGTCGAAGAATCCTTCTCTGATAAGAAACATGACTCTTCCATACCTAAA GGATATAACGTTGGCATTTCCCAGTTTCATAATGAGTTCTGAGTCTCAAGATCCACAAGTATGA